The Hemiscyllium ocellatum isolate sHemOce1 chromosome 19, sHemOce1.pat.X.cur, whole genome shotgun sequence genome has a segment encoding these proteins:
- the LOC132824642 gene encoding protein mono-ADP-ribosyltransferase PARP11 isoform X1, with translation MAGEEYASMMEEGSVEEMDTSDTQWNWYYLGECGKWHIFERDPNISSSMSSEDIEMMYRMNPQGCVSFSTAKFNYTLDFQAMTQTNKATGRQRPVKRAAFTVTAFSFICGNEEIPVPVHWDSIERDKPYQLSPLHKSSNEYVEVAKLFGHSIDQNRIKKIQRIQNLDLWEFYCRKKIHLKKMRNGIELNERMLFHGTGNEFVEAICLQNFDWRLNGLHATVYGKGTYFARDASYSSRYCRTTEMTEPFLQIPSSSAPHRWRSNFKTMFLARVLVGDYTTGDPKYTRPPSRDGSLVNLYDSCVDNMENPKIFVIFDSNHIYPEYLIEFT, from the exons ATGGCTGGAGAGGAATATGCTTCAATGATGGAGGAGGGCAGTGTGGAGGAGATGGACACATCTGATACACAGTGGAACTGGTACTATTTGGGTGAATGTGGAAAATGGCACATTTTTGAG AGGGACCCAAATATTTCAAGTTCTATGAGCAGCGAAGATATTGAAATGATGTACAGGATGAATCCACAAGGTTGTGTTTCGTTTTCCActgcaaaattcaactacacATTAGACTTCCAAG CAATGACACAAACCAATAAAGCAACAGGGAGACAACGACCAGTGAAACGTGCAGCCTTCACGGTCACTGCTTTCAG TTTCATATGTGGAAACGAAGAAATTCCGGTACCCGTACATTGGGACAGTATAGAGCGAGACAAACCTTATCAG CTCAGCCCATTGCACAAATCTTCAAATGAATATGTGGAAGTCGCAAAACTCTTTGGCCACTCAATTGACCAAAATCGAATCAAGAAAATTCAAAGAATTCAGAATCTAGACTTATGGGAATTCTATTGCAG aaaaaaaattcacttGAAAAAGATGAGAAATGGGATCGAGCTGAATGAGAGAATGCTCTTTCATGGTACAGGCAATGAATTTGTCGAAGCAATATGTTTACAGAATTTTGACTGGAGATTAAATGGATTGCATGCTACAGTCTATGGAAAAG GGACTTATTTTGCCCGTGATGCCTCATACTCCAGCCGTTATTGCCGTACCACTGAAATGACTGAGCCATTCTTGCAAATACCATCCTCATCTGCACCACACCGCTGGCGATCGAATTTTAAGACGATGTTCCTCGCCCGAGTTCTTGTGGGTGACTATACCACTGGAGATCCCAAATATACTCGGCCTCCTTCAAGAGATGGAAGTCTGGTGAACTTGTACGACAGCTGTGTCGATAACatggagaatccaaagatttTTGTTATATTTGACTCTAACCATATTTATCCAGAATACCTAATTGAATTTACGTAA
- the LOC132824642 gene encoding protein mono-ADP-ribosyltransferase PARP11 isoform X2 codes for MSSEDIEMMYRMNPQGCVSFSTAKFNYTLDFQAMTQTNKATGRQRPVKRAAFTVTAFSFICGNEEIPVPVHWDSIERDKPYQLSPLHKSSNEYVEVAKLFGHSIDQNRIKKIQRIQNLDLWEFYCRKKIHLKKMRNGIELNERMLFHGTGNEFVEAICLQNFDWRLNGLHATVYGKGTYFARDASYSSRYCRTTEMTEPFLQIPSSSAPHRWRSNFKTMFLARVLVGDYTTGDPKYTRPPSRDGSLVNLYDSCVDNMENPKIFVIFDSNHIYPEYLIEFT; via the exons ATGAGCAGCGAAGATATTGAAATGATGTACAGGATGAATCCACAAGGTTGTGTTTCGTTTTCCActgcaaaattcaactacacATTAGACTTCCAAG CAATGACACAAACCAATAAAGCAACAGGGAGACAACGACCAGTGAAACGTGCAGCCTTCACGGTCACTGCTTTCAG TTTCATATGTGGAAACGAAGAAATTCCGGTACCCGTACATTGGGACAGTATAGAGCGAGACAAACCTTATCAG CTCAGCCCATTGCACAAATCTTCAAATGAATATGTGGAAGTCGCAAAACTCTTTGGCCACTCAATTGACCAAAATCGAATCAAGAAAATTCAAAGAATTCAGAATCTAGACTTATGGGAATTCTATTGCAG aaaaaaaattcacttGAAAAAGATGAGAAATGGGATCGAGCTGAATGAGAGAATGCTCTTTCATGGTACAGGCAATGAATTTGTCGAAGCAATATGTTTACAGAATTTTGACTGGAGATTAAATGGATTGCATGCTACAGTCTATGGAAAAG GGACTTATTTTGCCCGTGATGCCTCATACTCCAGCCGTTATTGCCGTACCACTGAAATGACTGAGCCATTCTTGCAAATACCATCCTCATCTGCACCACACCGCTGGCGATCGAATTTTAAGACGATGTTCCTCGCCCGAGTTCTTGTGGGTGACTATACCACTGGAGATCCCAAATATACTCGGCCTCCTTCAAGAGATGGAAGTCTGGTGAACTTGTACGACAGCTGTGTCGATAACatggagaatccaaagatttTTGTTATATTTGACTCTAACCATATTTATCCAGAATACCTAATTGAATTTACGTAA